The following coding sequences are from one Clostridioides difficile ATCC 9689 = DSM 1296 window:
- a CDS encoding beta-ketoacyl-ACP synthase III has product MNTKAGILGVGSYLPEQSYDNFHFEKIMDTSDEWISTRTGIKERRFAKESEATSDLASKAALKAIECAKLNVEDIELIILATITPDMSLPSTACIVQDAIGAVNATAFDISAACSGFVYGVTIAKQFVETGCYKNVLVIGAETCSKFLNYDDRTTAVLFGDGAGAAVIGPVNEGGILSTHMGSDGKGKDCLKVPAGGSRLKASKETVEANLHTIEMAGSDVFKFAVRKMAETSLRALEKANLNTTDIDYLVPHQANIRIIQASSKRLELDMKKVYVNIDKYGNMSAASIPVALDEAYREGKIKKGDNVVLVGFGGGLTWGASVVKWTL; this is encoded by the coding sequence ATGAATACAAAGGCTGGAATATTAGGAGTAGGAAGTTATCTACCTGAGCAATCATATGATAATTTTCACTTCGAAAAAATAATGGATACATCAGATGAGTGGATAAGTACTAGAACTGGTATTAAGGAAAGAAGATTTGCCAAAGAGTCTGAAGCAACTTCTGACTTAGCATCTAAAGCTGCCTTAAAAGCTATAGAATGTGCAAAGTTAAACGTAGAGGATATAGAGCTGATTATATTAGCTACAATTACTCCTGATATGTCTTTGCCTTCAACTGCATGTATAGTACAAGATGCAATAGGAGCAGTGAATGCTACTGCATTTGATATATCAGCAGCTTGTTCTGGATTTGTATATGGAGTAACTATTGCAAAGCAATTTGTGGAAACAGGTTGCTATAAAAATGTGCTTGTAATAGGAGCAGAAACTTGTTCTAAGTTTTTAAATTATGATGATAGAACAACAGCAGTATTGTTTGGAGATGGAGCTGGAGCAGCTGTTATTGGCCCTGTAAATGAGGGTGGAATACTGTCTACACATATGGGCTCTGATGGTAAAGGAAAAGATTGTTTAAAAGTACCTGCTGGAGGTTCAAGACTTAAGGCAAGTAAAGAGACTGTAGAAGCTAATCTACATACAATAGAAATGGCAGGTAGTGATGTGTTTAAATTTGCAGTTAGAAAGATGGCAGAAACTTCTTTAAGAGCTCTTGAAAAAGCAAATCTAAATACAACTGATATAGACTACTTAGTGCCACATCAAGCTAATATAAGAATCATACAAGCTTCTTCTAAGAGATTAGAGCTTGATATGAAAAAAGTTTATGTAAATATAGACAAATATGGAAATATGTCTGCTGCATCTATACCAGTAGCATTAGATGAAGCTTATAGAGAAGGTAAAATTAAAAAGGGTGATAATGTAGTTTTAGTTGGCTTTGGTGGAGGTCTAACTTGGGGGGCTTCAGTTGTCAAGTGGACTTTATAG
- the fabK gene encoding enoyl-[acyl-carrier-protein] reductase FabK — protein MNKICKILNIKYPVIQGGMAWVATASLASAVSNAGGLGIIAAGNAPKEAIKKEIVECKKLTDKPFGVNVMLMSPFVDDIIDLIIEEKVQVITTGAGNPAKYMDRLKEAGTKVIPVVPTIALAQRMEKLGATAVIAEGTEGGGHIGELTTMVLVPQVADAVNIPVIAAGGIVDGRGIAASFALGASAVQVGTRFICSEECSVHSNYKNLVLKAKDRDAIVTGRSTGHPVRTLKNKLSKEFLKMEQNGATPEELDKKGTGALRFATVDGDIEKGSFMAGQSAAMVKEITPCKEIIEAMVNQAREIMPAIEL, from the coding sequence ATGAATAAAATTTGCAAAATATTAAATATAAAATACCCAGTTATCCAAGGGGGAATGGCATGGGTAGCTACTGCATCATTAGCAAGTGCTGTATCTAATGCAGGAGGACTTGGCATAATAGCAGCAGGAAACGCACCAAAAGAAGCTATAAAGAAAGAAATTGTTGAGTGTAAAAAATTAACAGATAAACCTTTTGGAGTAAATGTAATGCTTATGTCGCCATTTGTTGATGATATAATTGATTTGATTATAGAAGAAAAAGTTCAAGTTATTACTACTGGTGCTGGAAATCCTGCAAAGTATATGGATAGATTAAAGGAAGCTGGAACAAAGGTTATTCCTGTAGTACCTACAATAGCTTTGGCACAAAGAATGGAAAAGCTAGGAGCTACAGCAGTAATAGCAGAAGGTACTGAAGGTGGAGGACATATAGGAGAACTTACTACTATGGTCTTAGTTCCACAAGTTGCTGATGCTGTAAACATACCTGTAATAGCTGCTGGAGGAATTGTAGATGGTAGAGGAATTGCAGCATCATTTGCATTAGGTGCCAGTGCAGTTCAAGTAGGAACTAGATTTATTTGCAGTGAAGAGTGTTCTGTCCATTCAAACTATAAAAACTTAGTACTAAAAGCAAAAGATAGAGATGCAATTGTAACAGGAAGAAGTACTGGTCATCCAGTAAGAACATTAAAAAATAAACTATCAAAAGAATTTTTAAAGATGGAACAAAATGGAGCTACTCCTGAAGAACTGGATAAAAAAGGTACAGGAGCTTTAAGATTTGCAACAGTAGATGGAGACATAGAAAAAGGTTCATTTATGGCAGGTCAAAGTGCTGCTATGGTAAAAGAAATAACACCTTGTAAGGAAATTATAGAGGCTATGGTAAATCAAGCAAGAGAGATTATGCCAGCAATAGAACTGTAA
- the fabD gene encoding ACP S-malonyltransferase, producing the protein MGKVALVFPGQGAQYVGMAKDLYENNAVAKSVIDEASDALNMDLKNLMFNGNEEELSKTENTQPAMVTHSVAVLKAVQAQIDLKYNACLGLSLGEYSALVAADAIDFKDAVCLVKKRGKFMQETVPAGVGAMAAVLGLDRNVLENVVKDIQGGIVEVANYNSPGQIVISGENEKIEEAMVKCKEAGAKRAVKLNVSGPFHSSMLKEAGVKLASELEKVNITKPKVDVVANVNADYYKNEGKDLLIKQVSSSVLWEDSIERLLNDGYDTFIEMGPGKTLKAFIKKIASNKKANVNIYNIDGIDSLNEFVQNYRNGEI; encoded by the coding sequence ATGGGAAAAGTTGCACTAGTATTCCCTGGTCAAGGAGCTCAATATGTAGGTATGGCCAAGGATTTATATGAAAATAATGCTGTTGCTAAAAGTGTAATAGATGAGGCTAGTGATGCCTTAAATATGGATTTAAAAAACCTTATGTTTAATGGAAATGAAGAAGAACTTTCTAAAACTGAAAACACTCAACCTGCCATGGTTACACATAGTGTAGCAGTATTAAAAGCGGTACAAGCTCAAATAGATTTAAAATATAATGCATGCTTAGGATTATCCTTAGGAGAGTATAGTGCGTTGGTTGCAGCAGATGCAATTGACTTTAAAGATGCTGTATGTTTAGTTAAAAAAAGAGGTAAGTTTATGCAGGAAACAGTTCCAGCAGGTGTTGGAGCTATGGCAGCAGTTTTAGGTTTAGATAGAAATGTACTTGAAAATGTGGTTAAAGATATACAAGGAGGTATTGTAGAAGTAGCAAATTACAATTCTCCTGGACAAATAGTTATATCTGGTGAAAATGAAAAGATAGAAGAAGCAATGGTAAAATGCAAAGAAGCAGGAGCAAAAAGGGCAGTTAAATTAAATGTAAGTGGACCTTTTCACTCATCAATGTTAAAAGAAGCTGGTGTAAAATTGGCCAGTGAATTAGAAAAAGTTAACATAACTAAACCTAAAGTTGATGTGGTGGCAAATGTAAATGCAGATTACTATAAAAACGAAGGTAAAGACCTGCTTATAAAACAAGTAAGTTCATCTGTTCTTTGGGAAGATTCTATAGAAAGACTTTTAAATGATGGATATGATACTTTTATAGAAATGGGACCTGGAAAAACTTTAAAAGCATTTATTAAGAAGATAGCTTCCAATAAAAAAGCAAATGTCAATATTTATAATATAGATGGTATAGATTCTCTTAATGAATTTGTACAAAATTATAGAAATGGAGAGATATAA
- the fabG gene encoding 3-oxoacyl-[acyl-carrier-protein] reductase, with the protein MINLTGQVAVVTGGSRGIGKEIAKKLASFGADVVINYTSKEDEALKTKNEIESMGVKCTSIKCDVSKFDEVNQMIDSVVSEFGKIDILVNNAGITKDGLLMRMKEEDFDRVIDINLKGVFNCTKAVTKPMMKKKYGRIINMTSVVGIMGNAGQTNYCASKAGVIGFTKASARELASRNININAVAPGFIETDMTKVLSDDVKESTLANIPKKSYGKPEDVANAVAFLVSDMSSYITGQVINVDGGMVMQ; encoded by the coding sequence ATGATAAATCTTACAGGACAAGTAGCAGTTGTTACTGGTGGCTCTAGGGGTATAGGAAAAGAAATAGCAAAAAAACTAGCATCTTTTGGAGCTGATGTAGTAATCAATTATACTTCTAAAGAAGATGAAGCACTAAAAACTAAAAATGAAATAGAAAGTATGGGGGTAAAGTGTACCTCTATAAAATGTGATGTATCTAAATTTGATGAAGTGAATCAAATGATAGATTCTGTTGTAAGCGAATTTGGAAAAATTGATATATTGGTTAATAATGCAGGCATAACTAAAGATGGTCTGCTTATGAGAATGAAAGAAGAAGATTTTGATAGAGTTATAGATATAAACTTAAAAGGTGTCTTTAATTGTACAAAAGCAGTTACTAAACCTATGATGAAAAAGAAGTATGGAAGAATAATAAATATGACTTCAGTAGTTGGAATTATGGGTAATGCAGGGCAAACTAATTATTGTGCATCAAAAGCAGGTGTAATTGGATTTACAAAAGCTTCTGCAAGAGAGTTAGCATCAAGAAACATAAATATAAATGCAGTAGCACCTGGATTTATAGAAACAGATATGACTAAAGTACTAAGTGATGATGTAAAAGAATCAACACTAGCAAACATACCAAAGAAATCTTATGGTAAACCAGAAGATGTAGCCAATGCCGTAGCATTTTTAGTTAGTGACATGTCAAGTTATATAACAGGACAAGTAATAAATGTAGATGGTGGAATGGTAATGCAATAA
- the acpP gene encoding acyl carrier protein, which yields MFNKVVEIIIEQLGVEDKEITMETSLMKDLEADSLDAVEIIMALEDEFGIEIPDTEAENFKSIGDIVKYIEANK from the coding sequence ATGTTTAATAAAGTTGTAGAAATAATAATAGAGCAATTAGGAGTAGAAGATAAAGAAATAACTATGGAAACATCATTAATGAAGGATTTAGAAGCAGATTCATTAGATGCAGTAGAAATAATAATGGCACTTGAAGATGAATTTGGTATAGAAATACCAGATACAGAAGCAGAAAACTTCAAATCTATAGGAGATATAGTTAAGTATATAGAAGCTAATAAATAG